A genomic window from Terrisporobacter glycolicus ATCC 14880 = DSM 1288 includes:
- a CDS encoding tetratricopeptide repeat protein, producing MKNIFRELNVKEDFSEEEVKESYFNLMKKYYDELSIDDSVLFLAQKRIDRVDEAFEMISSIKDFDYLEDKYDVLYTMCEEYKKKKNYKKALLISNELIDFIPIFPDSYLLKADILAEINEHEEAIKYFEIAEDMEAEIKEDQYIQYLKSQSQIEAKKYEDAIKTLKKITKLYGDNPFFFFDIACCYEELGDEKMYKYYCAKRDNYWKEHEND from the coding sequence ATGAAAAATATTTTTAGAGAGCTTAATGTAAAAGAAGATTTTTCTGAAGAGGAAGTCAAGGAATCTTATTTCAATTTGATGAAAAAATATTATGATGAATTAAGTATAGATGATTCAGTTTTGTTCCTTGCACAAAAAAGAATAGATAGAGTAGACGAAGCCTTTGAAATGATTTCATCCATAAAGGATTTTGATTATTTAGAAGATAAGTATGATGTTTTATATACTATGTGCGAAGAATATAAAAAGAAAAAAAATTACAAAAAAGCTTTATTAATATCAAATGAGCTTATTGATTTTATACCAATATTTCCAGATAGTTACTTATTGAAAGCGGATATACTAGCAGAAATAAATGAACATGAGGAAGCAATCAAATATTTTGAAATTGCTGAAGATATGGAAGCGGAGATTAAAGAAGATCAATATATACAATATCTTAAATCACAAAGTCAGATAGAAGCTAAAAAGTATGAAGATGCAATTAAGACTTTAAAGAAAATCACAAAATTATATGGAGATAATCCATTTTTCTTTTTTGATATTGCATGTTGCTATGAAGAATTAGGAGATGAAAAAATGTATAAATATTATTGTGCTAAGAGGGATAACTATTGGAAAGAGCATGAAAATGATTAA
- a CDS encoding CPBP family intramembrane glutamic endopeptidase — protein sequence MNNSSELNNNENSYTMIKIVALLIGLQISRIALKQSAFLFLSYSKFNDVLISMIVMFLLTLFVIYKSKKEKISLDIFSYMKNKESKIYYFIVTGAVLGLIFTSPSFLTKTSIESILPLLYTTIMTPIYEELLFRSYIWNVLKQENEDEVRVYFLTTVLFSIYHIGYIDTIIMTSGFNHMTLMILIKCSLMLSYGFFIGFFRYRIKNSYSCILVHSFINIFNR from the coding sequence ATGAATAATAGTAGTGAATTAAACAATAATGAAAATTCTTACACAATGATAAAAATTGTAGCTTTACTAATTGGATTACAGATAAGTAGAATAGCACTAAAGCAAAGTGCATTTTTATTTTTATCTTATAGCAAATTTAATGATGTATTAATATCTATGATTGTAATGTTTTTACTTACGTTATTTGTAATATATAAATCAAAAAAAGAAAAAATTTCTCTAGATATTTTTTCTTATATGAAAAATAAAGAATCAAAAATTTATTACTTTATTGTAACTGGAGCTGTATTAGGTTTAATTTTTACATCTCCTTCTTTTTTGACAAAAACATCAATAGAAAGTATTTTACCATTACTTTATACTACCATAATGACACCTATATATGAAGAACTTCTATTTAGATCTTACATATGGAATGTTTTGAAACAAGAAAATGAGGATGAAGTAAGAGTCTATTTTTTAACTACAGTTCTATTTTCTATCTATCATATTGGTTATATAGATACAATTATTATGACAAGTGGATTTAATCATATGACATTAATGATTCTAATTAAATGTTCACTAATGTTAAGTTATGGATTCTTTATAGGATTTTTTAGATATAGAATAAAAAACTCATACTCTTGTATATTGGTTCATAGTTTTATAAATATATTTAATAGATAA
- the srtB gene encoding class B sortase → MKKLFLNVLTFICIVVICISGYKIYTTLKDYKKADDVYSQLRNTKENSKDMNEAAKNLSSINSDYELWISVEGTNIDYPVVQGSDNDFYLNHDFNKNYLPAGSIFLDYRNNLETDSNSVIYGHHMRNSTMFGQMEKFKDEDFFKNNKIITLKTPHTTYTYEIFAIGVYDANFGYNNVKFNNKQDFNNFINKILGKSMYNRNIATSKDQILTLSTCSYEYDNARIAIFAVKR, encoded by the coding sequence ATGAAAAAATTATTTCTTAATGTATTAACATTCATATGTATAGTAGTAATTTGTATATCTGGTTATAAGATTTATACTACCTTAAAAGATTATAAAAAAGCTGATGACGTTTATTCTCAACTTAGAAATACAAAAGAAAATTCGAAAGATATGAATGAAGCTGCAAAGAATTTATCATCCATAAATTCAGATTATGAACTTTGGATTAGTGTGGAGGGTACAAATATTGATTATCCTGTTGTTCAAGGAAGTGACAATGATTTTTATCTAAACCATGATTTTAATAAAAATTACTTACCTGCAGGATCTATATTTCTAGACTATAGAAATAATCTTGAAACAGATTCTAACTCTGTTATTTATGGCCACCATATGAGAAATTCTACTATGTTTGGTCAGATGGAAAAATTTAAAGATGAAGATTTTTTTAAAAATAATAAAATTATAACTCTTAAAACACCACATACTACATATACCTATGAAATATTTGCCATAGGCGTTTATGATGCTAATTTTGGATATAATAATGTGAAATTTAATAATAAACAAGATTTTAATAACTTTATAAATAAAATCTTAGGTAAATCTATGTATAACAGGAATATTGCTACTTCAAAAGATCAAATATTAACTTTGTCAACATGTAGTTATGAGTACGACAATGCTAGAATAGCTATTTTTGCTGTAAAAAGATAA
- a CDS encoding NAD(P)/FAD-dependent oxidoreductase → MSVYGNLQKIKNGKRTYAITPHIPGGFILPDNLIKIGEVAKKYKGVLKITSGQRILITNLKQEDLPAIWEELGMEPAVKVQNSLKNVEMCPSNYCKRSKYPTIGIGMKISRKFHGMELPCRTKIGVAGCKNACTSVYSKDIGVIVDLDSTFYITVGGSAGYYPRSADILIKGLSEKDAFNLVKTILFYYKDTAKPGEKLGDFIDRISLDTFREEVLNIVNLELKL, encoded by the coding sequence ATGAGTGTATATGGAAATTTACAAAAGATAAAAAATGGAAAACGAACTTATGCCATAACACCACATATTCCAGGTGGATTTATTCTTCCAGATAATTTAATAAAAATAGGAGAAGTAGCTAAAAAATATAAGGGCGTTTTAAAAATAACTTCTGGTCAAAGAATTTTAATTACAAATTTAAAACAAGAGGACTTACCGGCAATATGGGAAGAACTAGGAATGGAACCAGCTGTAAAAGTACAAAATTCACTTAAAAATGTGGAAATGTGTCCATCAAACTATTGTAAGCGTTCCAAATATCCGACTATTGGGATAGGCATGAAAATTAGCAGGAAATTTCATGGCATGGAACTTCCATGCAGAACTAAAATAGGTGTGGCAGGATGTAAAAATGCATGTACAAGTGTATACTCTAAAGATATAGGAGTAATTGTTGACTTAGATAGTACTTTTTATATTACTGTTGGTGGTAGTGCAGGGTATTATCCAAGAAGCGCAGACATACTTATTAAAGGGTTGTCAGAAAAGGATGCTTTTAATTTAGTAAAAACTATACTTTTTTATTATAAAGACACAGCAAAACCAGGTGAAAAACTAGGAGATTTTATAGATAGGATAAGTTTAGATACTTTTAGAGAAGAAGTTCTTAATATAGTTAATTTAGAACTTAAATTATAA
- a CDS encoding aldose 1-epimerase family protein: MQILENNNLIIETKSSGAELTRIYSKKYKKEILWNGDKKYWRRQSPVLFPIVGKLKEDKTLIEGEIYNINQHGFARDMDFDLINKDENTITYKLTSNEKTIKIYPYNFNLFISYTIVEEKVKITWNVQNIDLQDIYFSIGAHPAFSISSPENLWEYYIEFKCRKNVQKINLEGPYYSEIDEVNSPSTLKLNPGVFKNDAIIYTNIDEISLKSTKEECYINVNFKDFPLVGIWTPYYKDSNSTAPFISIEPWYGLADSVDCNEIYKNKKYINKLNAGESFEVSYYIEVK; this comes from the coding sequence ATGCAGATTTTAGAAAATAATAATTTAATAATAGAGACTAAAAGTAGTGGAGCAGAATTAACAAGAATATATTCTAAGAAATATAAGAAAGAAATTTTATGGAATGGAGATAAAAAATATTGGAGGAGACAGTCTCCTGTATTATTTCCTATTGTGGGAAAATTAAAAGAAGATAAAACTTTAATAGAAGGTGAAATATATAATATAAATCAACATGGATTTGCTAGAGATATGGATTTTGATTTAATAAATAAGGATGAAAATACTATAACCTACAAGTTAACATCTAATGAAAAAACAATAAAAATATACCCATATAATTTTAATCTCTTCATCTCATATACAATAGTAGAAGAAAAAGTTAAGATTACTTGGAATGTACAAAATATTGATTTACAAGATATATACTTTTCCATAGGAGCTCATCCAGCATTTAGTATTTCATCACCAGAAAACTTATGGGAGTACTATATTGAATTTAAGTGTAGAAAAAATGTGCAAAAAATTAATTTAGAAGGCCCTTATTATAGTGAAATAGATGAAGTGAACTCTCCATCTACACTGAAACTAAACCCTGGCGTATTTAAAAATGATGCAATCATTTATACTAATATAGATGAGATTTCACTAAAGTCTACAAAAGAAGAATGCTATATTAATGTAAACTTTAAAGACTTTCCATTAGTAGGAATATGGACGCCATATTATAAAGATAGCAATAGTACAGCACCATTTATTTCAATAGAACCTTGGTATGGATTGGCAGATAGTGTTGATTGTAACGAAATATATAAAAATAAAAAATATATTAATAAATTAAATGCTGGTGAGAGCTTTGAAGTAAGTTATTATATTGAAGTTAAGTAA
- the ptsP gene encoding phosphoenolpyruvate--protein phosphotransferase: MLKGIGASPGIVLGKALVVEDTQLVIERKSITDCESEVAKLRTAVEVSKEELTKVKEKALAELGEHEAEIFEAHLLVLEDPELVESAVSKINDEKVNADFALNEIKEMFVGMFESMDNEYMRERAADIKDVTNRVLRHILGVKVVDLADLAEEVVLVAHDLTPSDTATMDKKKVLGFLTDIGGRTSHTAIMSRTLEIAAIVGLSDATKEIKDGDFVAFNGDTGEVIINPDEETIAEYTKLKADFEEYKKALELLKGKASITTDGRHVELAGNIGTPGDVEGLIKNDAEGVGLYRTEFLYMDRSDFPSEEEQYNAYKAVLEGMDGKPIVIRTLDIGGDKKLDYLPMDEEMNPFLGYRAIRLCLDRKEIFVTQLRALYRASVHGKLRIMFPMISSLEELLQAKEVCEAVKSQLKAEQIAYSEEVEVGMMIEVPSAAVISDVLAKHVDFFSIGTNDLIQYTCAVDRMNQKISYLYNQFNPAVLRLIKMVIDNAHKEGKWAGMCGESAGDQLMIPILLGFGLDEFSMSPISILPARKLINSVSFEDMKKFSEEVLSLGTSEEIKAYVEKTFSK, translated from the coding sequence ATGTTAAAGGGTATAGGAGCATCTCCAGGTATTGTTTTGGGGAAAGCGTTAGTAGTTGAAGATACGCAGTTAGTAATAGAAAGAAAATCAATAACTGATTGTGAATCAGAAGTAGCGAAATTAAGAACTGCTGTTGAAGTTTCAAAAGAGGAATTAACAAAAGTAAAGGAAAAGGCTTTAGCAGAACTTGGTGAGCACGAAGCTGAAATATTTGAAGCACATTTATTAGTGTTAGAAGATCCAGAATTAGTTGAATCTGCTGTTAGTAAAATAAATGATGAAAAAGTTAATGCAGACTTTGCATTAAATGAAATAAAAGAAATGTTCGTAGGTATGTTTGAATCTATGGACAATGAATATATGAGAGAAAGAGCAGCTGATATAAAAGACGTAACAAATAGAGTTCTTAGACACATATTAGGTGTAAAAGTTGTAGACTTAGCGGACTTAGCTGAAGAAGTAGTATTAGTTGCTCATGATTTAACACCATCTGATACAGCAACAATGGATAAGAAAAAAGTTTTAGGATTCTTAACAGATATAGGTGGAAGAACTTCTCATACTGCTATAATGTCTAGAACTTTAGAAATAGCTGCTATAGTTGGTTTAAGCGATGCTACTAAAGAAATAAAAGATGGTGATTTTGTAGCATTTAATGGAGATACTGGTGAAGTAATAATAAATCCAGATGAAGAAACTATAGCTGAATATACAAAATTAAAAGCTGATTTTGAAGAATACAAAAAAGCATTAGAATTATTAAAAGGTAAGGCTTCAATAACTACTGATGGAAGACATGTGGAACTTGCAGGTAACATAGGTACTCCAGGTGACGTAGAAGGTCTTATAAAAAATGATGCTGAAGGTGTAGGACTTTATAGAACAGAATTCTTATATATGGACAGAAGTGATTTCCCAAGTGAAGAAGAGCAATACAATGCGTACAAAGCAGTGCTTGAAGGAATGGACGGAAAGCCAATAGTTATAAGAACATTAGATATAGGTGGAGATAAGAAATTAGACTACCTTCCAATGGACGAAGAAATGAATCCATTCTTAGGATATAGAGCCATTAGACTTTGCCTAGATAGAAAAGAAATATTTGTAACTCAACTTAGAGCTTTATATAGAGCAAGTGTACATGGAAAATTAAGAATAATGTTCCCAATGATATCATCATTAGAAGAATTATTACAAGCTAAAGAAGTTTGTGAAGCAGTTAAATCACAGTTAAAAGCTGAGCAAATAGCTTATTCTGAAGAAGTAGAAGTTGGTATGATGATAGAAGTTCCATCTGCCGCAGTAATATCAGATGTACTTGCTAAGCATGTTGATTTCTTCTCAATAGGAACTAATGACTTAATACAATATACTTGTGCAGTTGATAGAATGAACCAAAAAATAAGTTACTTATACAACCAATTTAATCCGGCTGTACTTAGACTTATAAAAATGGTTATAGATAATGCACACAAAGAAGGTAAATGGGCTGGAATGTGTGGAGAGTCTGCAGGAGACCAATTAATGATACCAATATTACTTGGATTTGGATTAGATGAATTTTCAATGAGTCCAATATCAATATTGCCTGCTAGAAAATTAATAAATTCAGTAAGCTTTGAAGATATGAAAAAATTCTCAGAGGAAGTATTATCTCTTGGAACTTCAGAAGAAATAAAAGCTTATGTAGAAAAAACTTTTAGTAAATAA
- a CDS encoding HPr family phosphocarrier protein, which translates to MEKVVVIKNETGLHARPAGMFVKKASEFTSTVEVKCKGKVVNAKSIMGIMSLGLGKGEEVTICAAGADEEAAVNALVELVESGFGE; encoded by the coding sequence ATGGAAAAGGTAGTAGTAATCAAAAATGAAACAGGTTTACATGCAAGACCAGCTGGTATGTTTGTAAAAAAAGCATCAGAATTTACTTCAACAGTTGAAGTAAAATGCAAAGGTAAAGTAGTAAACGCTAAATCAATAATGGGAATAATGAGTTTAGGCCTTGGAAAAGGTGAAGAAGTAACTATATGTGCAGCTGGTGCAGATGAAGAAGCAGCAGTTAATGCATTAGTTGAATTAGTAGAGTCTGGATTTGGTGAATAA
- a CDS encoding patatin-like phospholipase family protein, whose product MEKIWRMYYIIYILHEKLGDKMKKGLVLEGGGTKGAYQIGAYRALTDLGMQFTGIAGTSIGALNGALIVQGDFDAMEDIWVNYDYKSFMNIDEDTYERYKNLEMRVKSLHDVVELMNKARKNQGIDISPLRKLLEEKIDEEKIRKSKIDFGITTAYWDGKIFPKLLYTEDIPEGRLIDYLIASSSLPIFQLDKLDDKLYLDGMFSDNIPINMLAQKGYDDIVVIRLVDDFLGKMIINRYQDLNLKVIVPSQCLGGSLNKDKDHIESNIKLGYLDTMKAYKRYDGVNYFFNLDCKYNEDYCFNKICNLSKDTINDLCYLLNIKKDINRRTLMENVIPKIIEVLNIDKNSSYKDIFYSIYERKLEENNINRVELYDFNKVIQICNKQMNGDKLLVNHSTSKLAKIITNLIIYDFNKQK is encoded by the coding sequence ATGGAAAAAATATGGAGAATGTATTATATTATATATATTCTCCATGAAAAGTTAGGTGATAAAATGAAAAAAGGTCTTGTATTAGAAGGTGGGGGAACAAAAGGCGCTTATCAAATAGGTGCATATAGAGCCTTAACAGATTTAGGAATGCAATTTACTGGTATAGCAGGAACTTCCATAGGAGCATTAAACGGAGCGCTTATTGTTCAGGGAGATTTCGATGCCATGGAAGATATTTGGGTAAATTATGATTATAAAAGTTTTATGAATATAGATGAAGACACATATGAAAGATATAAAAACCTTGAAATGAGGGTAAAGAGCTTACACGATGTGGTTGAACTAATGAATAAAGCTAGAAAAAATCAAGGAATAGATATAAGCCCACTTAGAAAATTACTAGAAGAAAAAATTGATGAAGAGAAAATTAGAAAATCTAAAATTGATTTTGGTATAACTACAGCATATTGGGATGGAAAGATATTTCCAAAACTTCTATATACAGAGGATATACCAGAAGGAAGGTTGATAGATTATTTAATAGCTAGCTCATCATTACCAATATTTCAATTGGACAAGCTAGATGACAAACTTTATCTAGATGGAATGTTTTCAGACAATATACCAATTAATATGTTGGCACAAAAAGGATATGATGATATAGTAGTAATTAGATTAGTGGATGACTTTCTTGGTAAAATGATAATAAACCGATATCAAGATTTGAATTTAAAAGTTATAGTGCCGTCTCAATGTTTGGGAGGTTCTCTTAATAAAGATAAGGATCATATTGAGTCGAATATAAAGCTTGGATATCTAGATACTATGAAAGCTTATAAAAGATATGATGGTGTTAATTATTTCTTCAATCTTGACTGTAAATATAATGAGGATTATTGTTTTAATAAAATATGTAATTTGAGTAAAGACACTATAAATGATTTATGCTATTTATTAAATATAAAAAAAGATATAAATCGTAGAACACTAATGGAAAATGTTATACCTAAAATTATAGAAGTTTTAAATATTGACAAAAACTCTTCTTACAAAGATATTTTTTACAGTATATATGAAAGAAAGCTTGAGGAAAATAATATAAATAGGGTTGAACTTTATGATTTTAATAAAGTCATCCAAATTTGTAATAAACAAATGAATGGCGACAAGCTACTTGTCAATCACTCAACTAGTAAATTAGCGAAAATAATCACTAATTTGATTATTTATGATTTTAATAAACAAAAATAA
- a CDS encoding Eco57I restriction-modification methylase domain-containing protein yields the protein MAKSYEESLSLYDKKVKGIYYTPKIIVNYILQEVFKNHNIIKNPEPKILDLSCGCGNFLIEAYNMIYKLIKNNIDEINEAYGGNYINNVSDHIINKCIYGVDIDKDAINILKETLNKKKSYNYNEENQSTINNINCGDALKKNYNMKFDYIIGNPPYIGHKMLDKEYKKFLLSEYKDVYKDKADIYFCFYKKALDLISDEGKIGLITPRYFLESPSGKLLRDYLMSNCDIKKIIDLKNVNIFKNLGIAPLIAILEKKTNYNILATYKIRDNTNVENIKDLKILLNSEKCEKISINQVDLRNNWIILNYEDKILYDKIVQKSKYNLEDICISFQGIITGCDKAFILNIEDERIEHIDKKLLKSWIKNRNVNQYIIEQSNQKLIYSNDIDEIQSYSYVEENCFKPYKEKLEGRRECIKKVRKWYELQWGREKSLFERKKIMYPYKSSNNKFAIDDNDNFSSADVYSFYIKEEYENIFSYEYIVGILNSEAYDRYFKMIGKGMGNKIYDYYPNKVMKLKIFKDENYSEIEALSKKIISIKKEVESIKNNKKLQDKKNAINKEINYLENESHFLQNKVNELINKSLNL from the coding sequence ATGGCAAAGTCATATGAAGAAAGTTTGTCTTTATATGACAAAAAAGTTAAGGGTATTTATTATACACCCAAAATAATTGTTAACTATATATTACAAGAAGTATTTAAAAACCATAATATAATTAAAAATCCAGAGCCTAAGATTTTAGATTTATCTTGTGGATGTGGGAACTTTTTAATAGAAGCATATAATATGATATATAAATTAATAAAAAATAACATAGATGAAATAAATGAAGCGTACGGTGGAAACTATATCAATAATGTAAGCGACCATATTATAAATAAATGTATTTATGGAGTAGATATAGATAAAGATGCCATAAATATTTTAAAAGAAACATTAAATAAAAAGAAATCATATAATTACAATGAAGAAAATCAATCAACAATAAACAACATAAATTGTGGAGATGCTCTAAAAAAGAATTATAATATGAAATTTGATTACATTATAGGAAATCCACCATATATTGGACATAAGATGCTAGATAAGGAATATAAAAAATTTTTATTAAGTGAATATAAAGATGTTTATAAAGATAAAGCTGATATATATTTTTGTTTTTATAAAAAGGCTTTAGATCTAATAAGTGATGAAGGTAAAATAGGGCTTATTACACCGAGATACTTTTTAGAAAGCCCATCTGGTAAACTTCTTAGAGACTATCTTATGAGTAATTGTGACATAAAAAAGATTATAGATTTAAAAAATGTTAATATATTTAAAAACTTAGGAATAGCACCTCTTATAGCAATTTTGGAGAAAAAAACCAATTATAATATATTAGCTACATACAAAATAAGAGATAATACAAATGTTGAAAATATAAAAGACTTAAAAATATTATTAAATAGTGAAAAATGTGAAAAAATAAGTATTAATCAAGTGGATTTAAGGAATAATTGGATAATACTTAATTATGAAGATAAAATACTTTATGATAAAATAGTTCAAAAAAGCAAATATAATTTAGAAGATATTTGTATAAGTTTTCAAGGTATAATTACTGGTTGTGATAAAGCCTTTATATTAAATATTGAAGATGAAAGAATAGAACATATTGACAAAAAGCTTTTAAAGTCATGGATAAAAAATAGAAATGTAAATCAATATATAATAGAACAAAGTAATCAAAAATTAATTTATTCAAATGATATTGATGAAATTCAAAGCTATTCTTATGTAGAAGAAAATTGTTTTAAACCTTATAAGGAAAAATTGGAAGGCAGAAGGGAATGTATTAAGAAAGTTAGAAAATGGTATGAGCTTCAATGGGGAAGAGAAAAAAGTTTGTTTGAAAGAAAAAAAATTATGTATCCATACAAAAGTTCTAATAACAAGTTTGCCATAGATGATAATGATAATTTTAGTAGTGCAGACGTATACTCATTTTATATTAAAGAAGAATATGAAAACATATTTTCCTATGAGTATATAGTGGGAATATTAAACAGTGAGGCATATGATAGATATTTTAAAATGATAGGAAAAGGTATGGGAAATAAAATATATGATTATTATCCAAATAAAGTAATGAAATTAAAAATATTTAAAGATGAAAATTATAGTGAAATAGAGGCTCTTAGTAAAAAAATAATTTCAATAAAAAAAGAAGTTGAATCGATTAAAAATAATAAAAAGTTGCAAGATAAAAAAAATGCCATTAATAAGGAAATTAATTACCTTGAAAATGAAAGCCATTTCCTGCAAAATAAAGTTAACGAATTAATTAATAAATCACTTAACTTATAG
- a CDS encoding C40 family peptidase, with translation MSLSINNKMKIVNVENLNFRKGPSTNYEIIQSLHKNTQVEVVPQSDGWTLVRCKGVLGFVSSKYLSDKTVQVVEKVKKYVNVSVLNFRSGSSTKSSIIGTIFKGSEVEVISTSEGWSKIKYNAKEGYVASSYLSNKISDINEIIISVNSEKIVEYAKTLLGKKYVWADEGHNTFDCSGFTWYVYKNVAKISLPRSSKEQGVYGTYINKKDLQPGDLVFFDTVGAMDNVISHAGIYLGNNQFIHASSSQGKVVISQLDSDYYSKVFVNGRRVLR, from the coding sequence ATGAGTCTAAGTATAAATAATAAAATGAAAATAGTTAATGTGGAGAATTTGAATTTTAGAAAAGGTCCTTCAACTAATTATGAAATAATACAATCCCTTCATAAAAATACTCAGGTGGAAGTAGTGCCACAGTCAGATGGATGGACTTTAGTTAGATGTAAAGGTGTTCTTGGATTTGTATCGAGCAAGTATTTAAGTGACAAAACAGTACAAGTAGTAGAAAAGGTTAAAAAGTATGTAAATGTAAGTGTATTAAATTTTAGAAGTGGGTCTTCAACAAAATCTTCTATTATAGGAACAATATTCAAGGGAAGTGAAGTAGAAGTAATATCAACATCAGAAGGATGGTCAAAAATAAAATATAATGCAAAAGAAGGATATGTGGCAAGTAGTTATTTAAGTAATAAAATATCAGATATTAATGAAATAATAATTTCAGTAAATTCAGAGAAGATAGTTGAATATGCTAAAACTTTACTTGGTAAAAAGTATGTTTGGGCAGATGAAGGTCATAATACTTTTGATTGTTCTGGATTCACTTGGTATGTATACAAAAACGTAGCAAAAATATCTTTACCGCGTTCATCAAAAGAGCAGGGAGTATATGGAACATATATTAACAAAAAAGATTTACAACCTGGGGACTTAGTATTTTTTGATACTGTAGGAGCTATGGATAATGTTATTTCTCATGCAGGAATTTATTTGGGAAATAATCAATTTATACATGCATCTTCTAGTCAGGGGAAAGTAGTAATTTCGCAATTAGATAGCGATTATTATTCAAAAGTTTTCGTTAATGGAAGAAGAGTATTGAGATAA